In Leptospira dzoumogneensis, a genomic segment contains:
- a CDS encoding DUF2147 domain-containing protein: protein MKRINAIFLFALFFAGAFSLSADPAPVTGVWRTFNDAGTKEESTVEIYEKDGKIFGKILSLIEPNDKDGKPSRCTECDGPEKDKPILGMVIIKGLTADGDKWTGGRILDPNDGTWYKCSLKATEGGKKLEVRGYIGFSLIGRSQFWQKK, encoded by the coding sequence GTGAAGAGAATCAATGCAATATTCTTATTCGCTTTATTCTTTGCGGGAGCATTCAGTCTTTCCGCAGATCCTGCTCCTGTTACGGGAGTATGGAGAACATTCAACGATGCGGGAACTAAGGAAGAATCCACAGTTGAGATCTATGAGAAGGACGGAAAAATTTTCGGAAAGATCCTAAGTCTTATAGAGCCGAACGATAAAGATGGAAAACCTTCTCGTTGTACCGAATGTGACGGACCTGAAAAAGATAAACCTATTTTAGGAATGGTTATCATCAAAGGTTTAACGGCTGATGGAGACAAATGGACAGGTGGACGTATCTTGGATCCGAACGACGGAACCTGGTACAAATGCAGCCTAAAAGCAACCGAGGGCGGAAAAAAATTAGAAGTCCGCGGTTATATAGGATTCTCCTTGATTGGTCGTTCCCAATTCTGGCAGAAAAAATAA
- a CDS encoding M14 family zinc carboxypeptidase: MTGFLRVFLLGFLFYFSIVSCSILRETIPSRPLNDGSISVLLKIDKNAREEFEKATSWEVPYTFIEKDHSYAVIHKEKLKVYGFPKEGINIAKGMPFKYYSGNYQDSLSESIFALADIKKGYKDNILNSHYLFWVHRLFPKHSQYKIIGKSARGREIPAILLTDTNIPDEDKISVLFNCAHHSNEVVSVEHCYDVIYELLAHKKKYSDIFAKLKIWVVPIVNPDGSRVFWHENMSMGRKNGYPGWGQITEKDNPGVDINRNYPFFWGKTKSNQTSSVSNSVFFRGPYAGSEPETQAMMNLAEKERFAASISYHAFANCILVPYTIDGTSNPEPDLVWNLGKRIASSVESKNPNHNFSAKKNIYGVDGVDQDYYFFKYGTLAYLIESSHLNPPYSDVPKILESLRPAWTILLEEIADGSKLYFKIKDEHGSPLAANIKLDKVLFYHGEVRTSRKEDGMFFQSFPGIRGIKLKVEKEGYETVNWEGTTWRSWKAIDIILRKKAPAQ; this comes from the coding sequence GTGACGGGCTTCCTTCGGGTCTTTCTACTCGGCTTCTTATTTTATTTCTCTATAGTTTCCTGTTCTATACTTAGGGAAACCATTCCTTCTAGACCATTAAACGACGGATCTATCTCTGTTCTTTTAAAAATAGATAAAAATGCCAGAGAAGAATTCGAGAAGGCCACTTCTTGGGAAGTGCCTTATACTTTCATAGAGAAGGATCATAGTTATGCAGTGATCCATAAGGAAAAACTAAAAGTCTACGGTTTTCCTAAAGAAGGGATCAATATCGCAAAAGGAATGCCTTTTAAATATTATTCAGGCAATTACCAGGATTCTTTATCCGAATCCATTTTTGCATTAGCGGATATCAAAAAAGGTTATAAGGATAATATATTAAATTCTCATTATCTATTTTGGGTGCATCGTCTTTTTCCTAAACATTCTCAATACAAGATAATCGGAAAATCTGCGAGGGGAAGAGAGATCCCGGCAATCTTACTCACCGATACGAATATTCCTGACGAAGATAAAATTTCGGTCCTATTCAATTGTGCCCATCATTCTAACGAAGTTGTTTCGGTAGAACATTGTTATGATGTGATATACGAACTATTAGCTCATAAGAAGAAGTATTCAGATATTTTTGCAAAGTTGAAGATCTGGGTGGTTCCGATCGTGAACCCTGACGGGTCCAGAGTGTTTTGGCATGAGAATATGTCCATGGGAAGAAAGAATGGATATCCTGGCTGGGGACAGATCACTGAAAAAGATAATCCGGGAGTGGATATAAATCGTAACTATCCGTTCTTCTGGGGAAAAACAAAATCGAACCAAACTTCTTCCGTATCCAATAGCGTATTTTTCAGAGGACCTTATGCAGGTTCCGAACCTGAGACACAAGCTATGATGAATTTAGCGGAGAAGGAGAGGTTTGCAGCTTCTATCAGTTACCATGCATTCGCAAATTGTATTTTAGTTCCGTACACTATAGACGGCACTTCTAATCCGGAACCTGATCTGGTTTGGAATTTAGGCAAAAGGATCGCTTCTTCCGTAGAGAGTAAAAACCCGAATCATAATTTCAGCGCTAAGAAAAATATCTACGGCGTGGATGGAGTGGATCAAGATTATTATTTCTTTAAGTACGGAACTCTTGCTTATTTAATAGAATCTTCTCATTTGAATCCGCCTTATTCGGATGTTCCTAAAATCCTAGAATCTTTGAGACCTGCCTGGACAATCCTTTTAGAAGAAATTGCGGATGGAAGTAAACTTTACTTCAAGATCAAAGACGAACATGGAAGTCCATTAGCGGCAAATATCAAATTAGACAAGGTCCTTTTTTATCATGGAGAAGTTAGGACTTCTCGTAAAGAAGATGGAATGTTCTTCCAATCCTTTCCAGGGATACGTGGAATTAAATTGAAAGTGGAAAAAGAAGGATATGAAACTGTGAACTGGGAAGGAACCACTTGGAGATCCTGGAAAGCGATAGATATAATCTTAAGGAAAAAAGCTCCGGCTCAATAA
- a CDS encoding DMT family transporter, translating to MTRYKNEAALIFCTLIWGGTFSATKLSLVSISSCLFIGIRFAIATFVFVIYIILKNRKNPVSYPDWKTNKSLYFLAFLLGFWMFMGFAFETVGLKYTTATKSGFLTGTLVVITPILQTLFLKRMPSSGNLLGVIVVMFGLFFLSAESVGEDHKLVISYHLGDILTLGGAFFFSLYIIYVDKASKSCPLDILLLSQTLVTSVFAFLLAFILHWTEFEPLFIKMDSRVMPALFYNGLISSVGTTFLQTKYQKGISPTRAGLIFSLEPVFSAILAYFTLEERLDATGLIGCSLVLTGVLLAELLGREKKF from the coding sequence ATGACCAGATATAAGAATGAGGCCGCCTTGATCTTTTGCACCTTGATCTGGGGTGGGACCTTCTCCGCTACAAAACTAAGTTTAGTTTCTATTTCTTCCTGTTTGTTCATAGGGATCCGTTTCGCGATCGCAACATTCGTTTTTGTAATTTACATTATTCTTAAAAACCGAAAGAACCCGGTATCTTATCCCGATTGGAAGACGAACAAATCTCTGTACTTCTTAGCGTTTCTATTGGGCTTCTGGATGTTTATGGGATTTGCATTCGAGACTGTAGGTTTAAAATACACAACCGCTACTAAATCAGGTTTTTTAACCGGAACCTTAGTGGTCATCACCCCTATTTTACAAACTTTATTCTTAAAACGTATGCCCAGCTCGGGGAACTTGCTCGGAGTGATCGTAGTAATGTTCGGTCTATTCTTCCTTTCCGCAGAATCAGTGGGAGAAGATCATAAATTAGTAATATCATATCATTTGGGAGATATTCTTACTTTAGGCGGAGCATTTTTCTTTTCCTTATATATTATCTATGTGGATAAGGCGAGTAAGTCTTGTCCTTTGGATATTCTACTTCTGTCCCAAACATTGGTGACGAGCGTATTCGCTTTTCTTTTAGCATTCATCTTACATTGGACCGAGTTCGAACCTTTGTTTATCAAAATGGACTCAAGGGTAATGCCTGCATTGTTTTACAACGGCCTGATCTCTTCGGTGGGGACAACATTCTTGCAGACAAAATACCAAAAAGGGATCTCGCCTACAAGAGCCGGGCTGATCTTTTCTTTGGAGCCGGTCTTCTCCGCGATTCTCGCCTATTTCACTTTAGAAGAAAGGTTGGATGCAACAGGTTTGATCGGTTGTAGTTTGGTGCTTACAGGCGTTTTGTTGGCTGAACTATTGGGTAGAGAAAAGAAATTTTAG
- a CDS encoding DUF2147 domain-containing protein, which translates to MKKSLVLFVVLAAFLVGESTFADALPVVGKWKTIDDEDGKEKSVVELYEQGGKIYGKIASLRDPLDKDGKPKVCTKCEGADKDKPVIGLVIIKGLSLDDDEYSGGTIMDPNNGKTYKCKLKATDGGAKLNVRGFIGFSLIGRTQTWLKK; encoded by the coding sequence ATGAAAAAATCACTCGTTTTGTTTGTCGTTTTGGCGGCGTTTTTAGTTGGTGAATCCACATTTGCTGACGCGCTTCCAGTAGTCGGAAAATGGAAAACCATTGATGACGAAGACGGTAAAGAAAAGTCCGTAGTAGAGCTTTATGAGCAAGGTGGCAAAATTTACGGAAAGATCGCCAGCTTAAGAGATCCTTTGGATAAAGATGGTAAACCGAAAGTTTGTACCAAATGTGAAGGTGCTGATAAAGACAAGCCTGTTATCGGTCTTGTTATCATCAAAGGTTTGAGCCTGGACGATGATGAATATTCCGGCGGAACCATCATGGATCCGAACAACGGCAAAACATATAAATGTAAATTAAAAGCCACTGACGGTGGTGCTAAATTGAACGTTAGAGGGTTCATCGGTTTTTCTTTGATCGGTAGAACTCAAACTTGGCTTAAAAAATAA
- a CDS encoding formylglycine-generating enzyme family protein, producing MSSYSFRPVHFIILFLSILFLIAPHILGSPDPSKPCYGKKIKGMQCIPEGYFIRGSNTHDPDEAPEQKIYLSDFFMDLYEVTNEDFSKCIEEGSCKDCLYNGTCDYIGPAYGDLYLKPKQPVLGVSWYTAKEYCEWVGKRLPTEAEWEKAARGPKGNLFPWGNKPANCKLAVIEEDERKGCVYKKINPPNLMPTAPVGSRPAGVYGLFDMAGNSWEWVQDWYSENYKVCGEACSGKDPKGPCEGEDNCPGFDKKTLKGGSWWWPSSYARGSKRRAHVPQNYPEYHHFGFRCAKDSG from the coding sequence ATGAGCTCATATTCCTTTCGTCCGGTCCATTTTATCATTTTATTTTTATCCATACTCTTTCTGATCGCTCCTCATATACTCGGCTCTCCCGACCCAAGCAAACCCTGCTACGGAAAAAAGATCAAAGGAATGCAATGTATTCCGGAAGGATATTTTATCCGGGGAAGTAATACCCACGATCCTGACGAAGCACCCGAACAAAAAATTTATCTCAGCGACTTCTTCATGGATCTTTACGAAGTCACAAATGAGGACTTCAGCAAATGTATAGAAGAAGGTTCCTGCAAAGATTGTCTATATAACGGGACCTGCGATTATATAGGTCCTGCTTATGGTGATCTATATTTAAAACCGAAACAACCGGTGCTTGGAGTGAGTTGGTATACCGCAAAAGAATATTGTGAATGGGTGGGAAAAAGGCTTCCGACGGAAGCGGAATGGGAGAAGGCCGCCAGAGGTCCGAAAGGAAATTTATTTCCATGGGGCAACAAACCTGCAAACTGTAAGTTAGCCGTCATCGAAGAGGACGAAAGAAAAGGTTGTGTATATAAAAAGATCAATCCTCCGAATTTAATGCCTACCGCTCCCGTAGGAAGCAGACCCGCAGGAGTTTACGGGTTATTCGATATGGCAGGTAATTCCTGGGAATGGGTCCAAGACTGGTACTCCGAAAATTACAAAGTATGCGGAGAAGCATGCAGCGGAAAAGATCCCAAAGGACCCTGCGAGGGAGAAGATAACTGTCCCGGCTTCGATAAAAAAACCTTAAAAGGCGGATCCTGGTGGTGGCCCTCAAGTTATGCAAGAGGCTCCAAAAGAAGGGCGCATGTTCCTCAAAATTACCCTGAATACCACCATTTTGGGTTCCGTTGTGCGAAAGACTCAGGTTAA